Proteins from a single region of Xiphophorus maculatus strain JP 163 A chromosome 22, X_maculatus-5.0-male, whole genome shotgun sequence:
- the rrp12 gene encoding RRP12-like protein, with product MVKSGKLRSGTGVKLKRWKKGHSSDSNPQTSRFRQAAKSRFFSRPSAKSDLTVDALKLHNELQAGPLELNAEARKDTQMEEEPDERLSERTSGTFLSGLSDCSNLTFRKVQRFWESNSAAHKEICAVLAAVTEVIRSQGGKETETEYFAALMTTLEVVESEESQTAVAYLLNLVMKRVPAPVLKSKFSDTTKALMDIMSKQVSSDASSALRWILSCLATLLRKQDVSVWSYPSTLQAYHGLLSFTVHSKPKVRKAAQQGVCSILRGSDFLFADDAPSHHPAAVTTAKFCIKEIEQAGGSKEDTTTLHVLCLLKELMGSFPLGAVKSCCETLLRVMTLSHVMVTASAMQAFHRLFIAKPNSSSLSAELNAQIITALYDYLPSENDLQPLLAWLTVMEKAHVHLASLQSSLSLGHLPRLFSATMSCLLSPHTQVVSAATNTLKSLLTECVAPHMEEMGMITATASAGNPSYVCKMFRIVEEGLSYRFHASWPFVLQILGCFYRAAGKQAHPIMTKSLQSLSDLRSVPQFSFSGELDLAVGGAVESMGPEVVLAAVPLNITGYNDDLEFPRSWLVPVIRDHVKNTRLGFFASYFLPLATTLKQRAEELEQEGKKLEAKVYQTLQLQIWTMLPGFCTCPVDLTASFKGVARTLGMAINERPDLRLTVCQALRTLINKSCSTVEEKAELGRFSKNFLPILFNLYSQQPADGDSGTYRMAVLDTIKVYLTVTDMQLICTLLQKASDRLTSTESVEFTRLAVMDLVVAMAPFVDESTMAKTFELIRPYMEAKEPGMQKKAYRVLEEMCGAERDECKSFVLSNLETLKTVLLDTLKNASSPAKRPRLKCLIHIVKRLNEEHKGFITALLPEVIICTKEVSVGARKNAYSLLVEIGNAFVRFCGNKKDAMEEYLALVYAGLTGSVTMITCTILALTRLVFEYKDSIDVSTMEQLLQNVCLLLSSRTREVVKAALGFIKVILFIMDPKALGSHVTLMMEGVGNIKDDVRRHFRTKLKNIFTKFIRKFGFELVKSMLPAEHHKVLTNIRKAEARNKRRKQVAEEQDASSESEEETSKGKSESIEDILAESDGDLSEDEGKSRNTQKKSSKQKGKAWLKEGEGDDPLNFLDPKVSQRVLATNPQLKKITKVEHGFKVTSDGRLIIREDDEDDRKNKGGEEMNDILEEAGVKSKKSQKRKFQDDNLDEDMDVEPQLKYKAGGSGIHRPLGRRQDVGSDYKSKKGKGDVKKKGKVDPYAYIPLKKDQLNRRKRAKLHGQFKGMVRGVQKGAQSGKKMQKKKRKS from the exons ATGGTGAAATCAGGGAAACTTCGGTCGGGGACCGGGGTCAAGTTGAAGCGCTGGAAGAAAGGACACAGCAGCGACTCCAATCCGCAGACCAGCCGGTTCCGACAGGCGGCGAAAAGCCGCTTTTTCAGCAGACCCAGCG CGAAGAGTGACCTGACTGTTGATGCTCTCAAGCTTCACAATGAGCTGCAGGCTGGGCCCCTGGAGCTTAATGCAGAGGCCCGTAAGGATACGCAAATGGAAGAAGAGCCTGATGAGAGACTGTCGGAGAGAACATCGGGCACCTTCCTGAGTGGCCTGTCCGATTGTTCCAACCTCACATTCAGAAAGGTGCAGCGCTTCTGGGAGTCCAACTCCGCTGCACATAAAGAG ATTTGTGCAGTTTTAGCTGCTGTTACTGAAGTGATCCGAAGTCAAGGCGGGAAGGAAACAGAGACGGAGTACTTTGCTGCTTTA ATGACGACCTTGGAAGTTGTGGAATCAGAAGAATCTCAGACTGCAGTGGCTTATCTTCTCAACCTTGTCATGAAACG TGTTCCAGCTCCAGTGCTTAAGTCCAAGTTCTCAGACACCACCAAGGCTCTCATGGACATCATGTCTAAACAAGTTTCATCTGATGCATCTTCAGCTCTCAGATGG ATCTTGTCCTGCTTGGCCACTTTGTTGAGGAAGCAGGATGTTTCTGTCTGGAGCTACCCATCTACTCTGCAGGCTTATCATGGTCTGCTCAGCTTCACGGTGCACAGCAAGCCAAAG GTCCGTAAAGCAGCTCAGCAAGGCGTTTGCTCCATTCTTCGAGGCAGCGACTTCCTCTTTGCTGATGATGCTCCAAGCCATCACCCCGCTGCTGTCACTACAGCCAAGTTTTGCATCAAAGAAATAGAGCAGGCAGGAG GTAGCAAAGAGGACACCACCACCCTCCATGTGCTCTGCCTCCTGAAGGAGCTGATGGGATCGTTTCCTCTGGGAGCCGTTAAGTCCTGCTGTGAAACTCTGCTGCGTGTCATGACTCTCAGCCATGTG ATGGTAACAGCCAGCGCCATGCAGGCGTTTCATCGGCTCTTCATTGCAAAGCCGAATTCATCGTCCCTCTCTGCAGAACTCAATGCCCAGATCATCACG GCTCTCTATGACTACCTTCCCAGTGAGAATGACCTGCAGCCTCTGCTAGCCTGGCTTACCGTCATGGAGAAAGCACATGTTCACCTGGCAAG TTTGCAGAGTTCTCTGAGTTTAGGTCACCTCCCTCGGCTGTTCTCTGCTACCATGTCCTGCCTGCTGTCGCCGCACACACAGGTGGTCTCTGCAGCCACCAACACACTTAAG AGTTTGTTGACTGAGTGTGTTGCTCCTCACATGGAGGAAATGGGGATGATCACTGCCACCGCCTCTGCAGGGAACCCCTCATATGTCTGTAAAATGTTTCG CATTGTGGAGGAAGGATTATCCTATCGCTTTCATGCCTCGTGGCCCTTTGTGCTGCAGATCCTTGGTTGCTTTTAcagagctgcaggaaaacaagctCACCCTATCATGACTAAG TCCCTGCAGTCCCTGTCAGACCTGCGCTCCGTCCCTCAATTCTCCTTCAGCGGGGAGTTGGACCTGGCTGTGGGAGGCGCTGTGGAAAGTATGGGGCCTGAAGTGGTGCTGGCCGCTGTGCCTCTCAACATCACCGGCTACAA tgatgACTTGGAGTTCCCTCGCAGCTGGTTGGTTCCAGTCATCCGAGATCACGTGAAAAACACTCGCCTCGGTTTTTTTGCTTCTTATTTTCTCCCTTTGGCCACTACACTCAAGCAAAGAG CTGAAGAGTTGGAGCAAGAAGGAAAGAAGCTGGAAGCAAAAGTCTACCAGACATTACAGCTTcag ATTTGGACCATGCTTCCTGGCTTCTGCACATGTCCAGTGGACCTGACGGCGTCCTTCAAGGGCGTCGCCCGGACGCTCGGCATGGCCATTAACGAACGGCCAGACCTGCGCCTCACCGTGTGCCAAGCTCTGCGTACGCTGATCAACAAGAGCTGCTCCACAG tggaagaaaaggcAGAATTGGGACGGTTCTCCAAAAACTTCCTGCCCATCCTTTTCAACCTGTACAGCCAGCAGCCTGCAGACGGGGACTCTGGTACTTACAGGATGGCTGTGCTGGACACCATCAAAGTCTACTTAACTGTCACTGATATGCAG CTGATCTGCACATTGCTGCAAAAAGCCTCTGACCGGCTGACCAGCACGGAGAGCGTTGAGTTCACACG GCTTGCAGTGATGGACCTTGTGGTTGCCATGGCTCCCTTCGTTGATGAAAGCACTATGGCCAAAACGTTTGAGCTCATAAGACCATATATGGAG GCCAAAGAGCCGGGCATGCAGAAGAAGGCATACCGCGTGTTGGAGGAGATGTGCGGAGCAGAGAGAGACGAGTGTAAATCCTTTGTCCTGTCCAACCTGGAAACTCTGAAAACTGTCCTGCTTGACACTCTTAAAAATGCTTCGTCTCCCGCAAAGAGG CCGAGACTCAAGTGTCTTATCCATATCGTGAAAAGGTTGAATGAGGAGCACAAGGGCTTCATCACTGCGCTGCTGCCGGAG GTGATCATCTGTACCAAGGAGGTTTCTGTTGGAGCTCGTAAGAACGCCTACAGTCTTCTGGTGGAAATAGGAAACGCTTTTGTTCGCTTCTGTGGGAACAAAAAAG ATGCGATGGAGGAGTATTTGGCTCTGGTGTATGCAGGACTCACCGGATCCGTCACCATGATCACTTGCACCATTTTGGCATTGACTCGTCTTGTGTTTGAGTACAAAG ACTCGATAGACGTTTCCACCATGGAGCAGCTGCTGCAAAACGTCTGTCTGCTGCTTTCGTCTCGAACCAGGGAGGTCGTCAAAGCGGCTTTGGGCTTCATCAAAGTCATCCTGTTTATCATGGACCCCAAAGCTTTGGGCTCACACGTTACCCTTATG ATGGAGGGAGTTGGAAACATCAAGGATGATGTAAGAAGGCATTTCAGAACCAAACTCAAGAACATCTTCACTAAATTTATCCGAAAGTTTGG CTTTGAGCTGGTGAAGAGCATGCTGCCTGCAGAGCACCACAAGGTGCTGACAAACATCCGCAAAGCCGAGGCCCGAAACAAGAGGCGGAAGCAGGTCGCAGAGGAGCAGGACGCATCGTCAGAGAGCGAAGAGGAGACGTCTAAAGGAAAAAGCGAAAG TATTGAAGACATCCTGGCTGAGTCTGACGGTGATTTGTCTGAGGATGAAGGGAAGTCTCGTAACACCCAGAAGAAAtcaagcaaacagaaagggaaaGCGTGGCTgaaggagggagagggagaTGATCCTTTGAACTTCTTGGATCCAAAGGTTTCACAAAGAGTTCTAG CCACAAATCCACAGCTGAAGAAGATCACCAAGGTCGAACACGGCTTCAAGGTGACCTCAGACGGACGGCTCATCATCAGAGAGGATGACGAGGACGATAGGAAAAATAAAG GTGGAGAAGAGATGAATGATATCCTGGAGGAAGCAGGAGTGAAATCT AAAAAATCCCAGAAGAGAAAGTTTCAAGATGACAATTTAGACGAGGACATGGATGTTGAACCTCAATTGAAATATAAAG
- the LOC102233580 gene encoding ubiquitin domain-containing protein 1-like isoform X2 has translation MGVPNSRECNYYHAPNAPLKILLRTRNEPLKKDRPKWKSEYPMTEGQLRSKRDEFWDTAPAFDGRKEIWDALRAAALALECNDLELAQAIVDGACITLPHGSLTESYDELGNRYQLPAYTLAPPINLITETSGDSKLSESAQKQAQPPPSREEFQLRVRLSTGKDVRLTASLADSIALLKKQLEKQEDIEVIRQRWFFSGKLLTDKTRLQDAKIQKDYVVQVIVNINPSVIPN, from the exons ATGGGAGTTCCTAACTCGAGGGAATGCAACTATTATCATGCTCCAAATGCACCCTTAAAGATTTTGCTCAGAA CACGCAATGAGCCTCTCAAGAAAGACCGTCCTAAATGGAAGAGCGAGTATCCGATGACAGAGGGCCAGCTGAGGAGCAAGAGAGACGAGTTTTGGGATACAGCTCCTGCCTTTGACGGACGAAAAGAGATCTGGGATGCACTGAGAGCAGCAGCCCTGGCTCTGGAGTGCAATGACCTGGAGCTGGCCCAGGCTATAGTGGATGGAGCCTGCATCACTCTGCCACACG GATCTCTCACGGAGAGCTATGATGAACTGGGAAACCGCTACCAGCTCCCAGCGTACACTTTAGCGCCACCTATCAACCTGATCACTGAGACATCTGGCGACAGCAAACTGTCTGAAAGTGCACAAAAACAAGCTCAACCTCCACCGTCTCGAGAGGAGTTCCAGCTGCGGGTGCGGTTATCAACAG GGAAGGATGTGCGTCTGACAGCCAGCCTGGCGGACTCCATCGCCCTGCTGAAGAAACAGTTGGAAAAACAGGAGGACATCGAGGTCATCCGCCAGCGGTGGTTCTTCTCTGGGAAGCTTCTGACAGACAAGACTCGCCTCCAAGATGCCAAGATCCAAAAGGACTATGTCGTCCAAGTGATCGTCAACATAAATCCTTCGGTCATACCCAACTGA